One genomic region from Mytilus trossulus isolate FHL-02 chromosome 9, PNRI_Mtr1.1.1.hap1, whole genome shotgun sequence encodes:
- the LOC134683494 gene encoding uncharacterized protein LOC134683494: protein MLNSVGKLMCLGYIFLLSNRVYGCWDKYTDWNDAGKGNTVYLDRHKVSCGGRGNVINMFKLERAGANLIRYKYRCCRHFGNACNTRNVNNPFTSDGGKGEVIFLDRQKVSCYEGLVNGFKLGRNRGHSMYRYTYNCCNLGGRLSCQNKSTGSTSAGKWESFYLDRQTVACSGGQYLQAFQLKRNNGRLRYDIRCCRVTR from the coding sequence ATGTTAAATAGTGTGGGTAAGCTGATGTGTCTAGGATACATATTCTTATTGTCAAACAGAGTCTATGGATGCTGGGACAAATACACAGATTGGAATGACGCGGGAAAAGGTAATACTGTTTACCTTGATCGTCACAAAGTTAGTTGTGGAGGTCGTGGTAACGttattaatatgtttaaactagaGCGAGCTGGAGCTAATCTGATCCGTTACAAGTACAGATGTTGTAGACATTTCGGAAATGCATGCAATACACGGAATGTAAACAATCCGTTTACATCCGACGGAGGTAAAGGAGAGGTGATTTTCTTGGATAGGCAGAAGGTGTCATGTTATGAGGGTCTCGTAAACGGTTTCAAATTAGGTAGAAATCGAGGTCATTCTATGTACCGATATACATATAATTGTTGCAACCTAGGTGGAAGATTGAGTTGTCAAAATAAAAGCACAGGGTCAACATCTGCAGGTAAATGGGAAAGCTTTTATTTAGACAGACAAACGGTTGCCTGTAGTGGTGGACAGTATTTACAGGCTTTCCAGTTGAAAAGAAATAATGGTCGTTTACGATATGATATCAGATGCTGTCGAGTTACACGttag